GGATGCAGCCGACCTTCTCGGAGAATATCTTATTACGCGGGAAGGTTTCGGCCTAATTGGTTTGGCGGCTCGCGACCCAGGGCTTGTGACAGTTACTCCGAGAATAGAAACGGGTCTCCTCACAGGACTGCACGTTGACGGCTGGGACACTTTCAGGCCGGTTGGGCTGGCTACCAACCGTGTAGGGGTGAATCTAGGGAAAGGGTCGCGATCGCTTCTCTACGTGCCGTTCGCCGCCGATGTGTTGGGGCTGACAGACCACAAAACGTGGGATCGGCGTATCCCCGGCTTCTTCACCGCACACCCGCAGTGCCCTGTCCTACGGGTCCGCATTGACCCGGGAGAGGCGTACATCGCCCCCACTGAACTGGCTCTCCATGATGGAAATACCGAGGGAAACCAGGCGATCGACGTCTGCCTACACGCGCGAGGGCAGTTCGGAATCACTGAACGCTTTCCAGCTTTGGGTTGAGACATGGTGAAGGACGAGGACGGAGCGAAGAGCGGATGCTCCCCCGCTGGAAAGATCATAAACGGCGGATAGATGGAGACTACTGACCGTAGCGGCCGTTCATGATCCCGCCTAATGCCCAAACAGTGCTCCTGATCGCGCGGAAGTGCTCATGAAACCGCGGAACCTACATGCACGCTGCCTGTAGGTTCCTCTTGATCATTAGCACTGGCTCCTGCGGAAGCGCCAAAATCCGCGCTTCGTGAGCAGTAACCGCTTCGGCAAGTTGTGAGCAATCCGAGCCCGACGACTGCAAAGGTGATTACTTTCCGTGGTGCCACCCAGCCGCCCAGTGCGGTGACCGCATACGTTCACTGGGCCTCCGCTACGCCGGATCGGTTCCTGGTGTGGCTCAGTTTTGATTCAATCCCGGACGGCATGGCGCTGAGGCAATGCAGCCCGTTCGGGCAAGCGGAACGTGACCGGCGTCGTGCCCGTGACTGACCAGCCTGGGGCAACAGCGGGGCGGTCGAAGCCATTGACGCCGGCTTCGACCGCCCCACGGGAGTCTGCTGACATGCCCGGGCTGCCACGGGCGGCCTCGGCCGCCTGCGCTGTCCGCGGCTCGACGGCGTGTGCCGGGGCGGCGCGGTTCTCGGCGCAGCCCGGCACACCGAGCCCGACGGCCGGGTGGGCCGGCCCGGCGCTGTGCGGTCTGTCAGCCCATGTCCGTCAGGAGGGCGGTCAGTTCCTTTTCCTGCTGTGCAGGCGACATCGGAGGGTTCGGGTGGTCGATGCCGAAGGTCTTGAGCACCTTGTCCATCTGGGCGTCGATGGAGGTCCAGCCGGTCTGGTCCAGCGGCTGCAGTGACGCCTGGTCGGCGTCCCACAGGTCACGCAGCGACTGGGCGGCCGCGTGCGCTCCGGTCGCGTTCCCCGAGCGTGCGTCCTTGAGCGAGGTGGAGGCGAGGGTCTTCAGCGCGGCGACCTTCGCGGGCGGGAAGTTCTTCACCGCTTGGCCGGGAGCCATCTGGACGGCGGAGGTGTTGTCGGTCTCCGGCGCTGGGCCGGCGTGCGGCTGGCCGTGGGCCCAGATCAGCAGGCCCGTGGTGGCGACGGCGAGCAGTCCGAAGCCGGCCAGCGCGGTGCGCTCCTTGCGCGGGTCGCCGGTGACGGGTGCGGCGTGGGTCGCCTCGCGGGTCTCGGTCACATCCGCGCGCGTCACTGTCAGGTAGACCACCGTCGCCAGGATCAGGCCGAGGAAGATCAGGCTGGTGGTGAATGTGCCCAGGTCGAGACCGGTCGGGTCGCCCGGGTTCTGGGCGACCTTGGGGGAGGCGAGCCAGTCGCCGATGTTCGCTCCCAGCGGGCGGGTCAGGATGTAGGCGAGCCAGAAGGACAGCACCGGGTTCGCGCCGAACTTCCACAGCGCCGTGATCGCCGCGATGAGGCCGAGCGGCAGCAACACCGAGACGCCCGGGCTCCAGCCGGTCAGCTCCAGGGTCCAGTCGCCGGTCGCGGTGCCGAGCGCGAAGGTGACGAGAACGGCGAGCCAGTAGAACGACTCCCGCGGGAGCGTGGTGACCGAGTGGATGGACAGCGTGCGCTCACGCAGCCACCACACGCCGAAGACCACCGCCAGCAGCACCGAGAAGACCGCGGAACTGATCCACAGCGGCACGTTCAGCTGGTCGGTCAGGATGTCGGTGTACAAGGTGCCCGTGACGCTGACAACGACCACGGTCAACCAGTAAGGGAACGGGACGTACCGCTTCAGCCGCAGCTGGACGGCCAGGACCACCACGAAGACCGCGGTGAAGATCCAGGCCGTGTTCACCAGGCCGACGCCCAGCTTCATGTTGATCCAGTCGGCGAAGCTCTCACCCACGGTGGTGCACAGGATCTTGATCACCCAGAACCAGATGGTGACCTCGGGGACCTTGTTGAGCATGAGGCGCCCGCTGCGCGTGGGTGCTTCCGTTGTCGTTGTCATGCGGGGAGGTTTACGCGGGGAACCTGCACGTAACCTGACTACGTGGCCGCACGGGCGGCCGGGAGCGTCACCTCGACGTGGCCGCGGCCGTCGGCGATCGCGCGGACCTCCACACCGGCCGAGGCGGCGATGCGCCTGACCACCGGCAGCCCCAGCCCGTACCCGGCGCCGCTGGTCACCCCCGCTTCGAAGACCCGGTCGACGTCCGCGGGATCGAACCCGGGGCCGTCGTCCAGGACGTCGACCACGATGGCCTCGCCATGGTTGCGCCCGGTGATCCACACACGGGACTTCGCGTGCCGCAGGCCGTTCTCCAGCAGGGGTGACAGCAGCGACACGGCGACGTCGGCCGGCACGGCGACCTCGACCTTCGCGGGAAAGGCGACCTCGACCGCGCGGCCGGCGATCGCCTGCCGCGCGGCGGAGCCCAGATCGCACCGGGTCCCAGCGTCGGTCCGTGCGCGCGCGGCGCGCAGAATCGTCGTGATCGCCGCGTCGAGGCGGTCGACCTCGCTCAGCACCGCCTCCGGCGCCACCGGCTCGCCGGACAGCTGCGCCAGCTGAGCCTCGGCCCGCAGGACCGTGAGCGGTGTCCGCAGCTCGTGGGCGATCTCATCGGTGAGCCGGCGCTCGTCCGCCAGCGCGTTGTCGACGCGCTCCAGGAGGCGGTCCAGGGTCTGTCCCAGTTCCCCGAACTCGTCGCGGGGGGCTCCAAGGTCGAAGCGGCGCCCGGGTTCGTGATGGCCCCATTCGTCGGCGAGGGCGGCCATCTCCTGCACGACCCGCAGCGCGCGGCGCACTGCGAGGTGTGCGACACCGCCGGCCAGGAGGATTGCGAGGCCGCCCAGGATCAGCGACAGGGTCAGGCTGCGCTGCTCGGATGTCTCGTAGGGCGTGAGGTCCACCCGGACGATCACCATGACGTGGTGGCCGTCGATCGGGACCTGCCGCGCGTACAGGAGGTAGTCGCCGACGGCGGCGGTCTGCGATCGCCCTGAGCCTGCCAGCGCCTCGACGCGCGCGACCACGCTTGCCGGTACGTTCCCGTCGATCAGGCGGCCGTCGGCATACACCCAGGCGACCTCGTCCAGCGCCTCGCTGCTGTTCTCCGTCAGTACGACACGGCCGGCCTTGGCGGTGACGTTCGCCGCGACCGCCTCGGCGCGGGTACGCGCCATATCGTGCGCGTCGGCGTCCGTCACCTGGCTCAGCAGCACGTGCGAGACCACGACCAGTATCGCGACCACGGCGGTGGCGATCAGCACAGTGAGCGCGACGACCCTGCTGCGGAATCCCGTCACTGCCATCGGTAGCCCACACCGCGGACGGTCGCCAGACGCTCGGCCACACCCAGCGGACGGAGCTTGGTCCGCAGCCGGCGCACGAAGGAGTCGAGGGTGTTGTCGCTGACCTGCGCTCCGTGCGGCCAGCCGGCAGCGATGAGGGCGTGGCGGCGTACCGCGTCGCCCTGCGAGGCGATCAGGCGGCCCAGTAGCCGGAACTCGGTCGGGGTCAGGCTCATGCTCTCCGAATCGTAGGTCACCACGTGCTTCGCCGGATCGAGGACGACCTCGCACGGTGCGGGCGCCACGATGGCCCGGCGCAGCAGCGCCCGGACACGGACCAGCAGTTCCGGGATGTCGAAGGGCTTGGTCATGTAGTCGTCGGCGCCGGCCTCGAAGCCGCCCACCTTGTGATGCAGGCCGTCCAAGGCGGTGAGCATCAACACCGGCACGTCGACGCCGCGAGCCCGCAGGGCCAGGCAGACGTCGCGGCCGTCGGCGTCCGGGAGCCCGAGATCCAGGACGACTAGATCGGGCGCCGGTGCGAACTGCCGCAGCAGGCTATCGGCCGTGGCGGCGACGGAGACGGTGTGGCCGTCATGCTCCAGGGCGCGCTTGAGAACGCCGCGGACCGCCGCGTCGTCCTCGCACACCATGATGAAAGCCACGCGCTGACCCTAGATACTCCCGTCCCAGTTCTCCATCTGCCCAGGTCATCCGCCTGACGGCCTGGAGCACGCCGTTGGTGCCGCACGCCCATGCCCTGCCATGAAGCCGCGACGGTCGGGTGCCACCGGCCGAGCCGCAGACGCCATTGCGCCAGGTCACCGTTCGCTCTTCGACCGGGTGAGCGGGCTGATCCTGGAGGAATTCCCGCAGGCGAGCGTGGCACTGTCGTACGGAATGCCCCCTACCGGGTCGAAAAGCGCAGGCTGTACATCGGTGTCTGGCACCACGGCGTCTCGATCTACGGGCGGGGAACAGACCGCGATGGTGGCTTCAGCTCCCGCCATCCCACGCTCATCAGCGGAAAGGCCAGGAGGTTCGCCGCCGGGTCGATCGCCCGGGGCATAGTCGCCGATAGCTACCGGCCCGACCGCTCCGGCCTTGATCGGCGAGGCGATCTGCCTCGCCTGCATGGCGGTCATCATGTACGCACCCTGCCACCACTGATCAGTGTCCCGGCGACCGCGCCGACGGCCCGCTTCTTCGTCGGATCAGGCCCTTGAACAGAGGGCAGTCGGCATGCGCCGTGAGGCCGGGCAGCGGATACGCAGCAGTGAGCCCCGGTTCGCAGTACGTTGTTCTCAGCTCGCATGATGGCGGTCCCAGATCCGTGGTGGCGAGGATCTGGGACCGTGTTGATCGTCTTCGGACTGCAGCCAGCGTCTCGTATCCGACCTGGACATTTACGGCTGAGCCTCTCAGTGCTGGTTGGGCTGCTTGCGTCTCATCGCCTCGAACATCTGCTGACGGGCGACGTACAGCGCCGTGTCCAGTCGGCGGGTGCCCCGGTGAGCAGGCACAGTGCGTGGGCCGCGTCTTCGAGCCGACGGGCGGTCTCGGCGCTGTGGTCGACGGCCAGGCGGCGCCTCAGCGTTTCGCATCGTTCGACCAGCTCGCGCAAGTGCGGGGGGTACGCCATGACCAAGTCTGTCTCCCGTGCGGGCTGGCCCGCATCGATCATTCTTCACCCATACGGTCGCAGCCATCGACGCCTGTCGCATCCTGGGAACAGGCTGCGACAGCTTGCGCGCACCGGTGTCCTGCGGCCCCCGGCGTCGGGCCGGGGGCCGCGATGTTTTAGGCAATAGAACGCAACACCGTGGGAGGCCGGACCCGTACGACTCGGTTGGCGGCTGTCTTCTGGAGCAGGCCGTAGGCGAGGACCGGGAGCAGTAGGTGTGGTTTGTCCGGGAGCGCGGCGGTGATCAGTACGGCGCTGGCGCTGCTGTTGTTCATGCCGCAGGCGAGGGTGAGCGAGGAGGCGGCGGGCGGGTCCAGCCGCAGCACCCGCGCCGCGCACCCGCCGAGCACGAACGACAGCTGGCAGACCAGTGCCGCCACGACCAGCGCGGCGCCCAGCAGCAGCGGGCGTGGCCGGGCGACGAAGGAGCCGAGGGCGCCGCTGGCGTTGACGTACGTCAGGACGAGCGAGCCGGCCAGGGCCACAGGCACGACTGCGCCCAGTACTCGGACGAGCAGGGACGGGGGCAGGCTGAGGCGGACCAGGATGCCCGCCGCGCAGGGCAGCACCACGCCGACGAGGGCGAAGCCCCCGCCCGCAGTGTGGACGCTCGCGGCGAGCGAGTCGGCGTAGCCGCCACTGGCGGTCGGAGCGGGTGCGTGCATGGCGGTCTTCTTCCGTCGCGGGGGCAGGGGCGGGACGGAAGACCGCTATGCGGAGACCATGTGCGTGCGTGTGCATGGAGCTATGGTGCGAGCACAGAACGGGCGGGGCGGGTGATCCACGGCGACAGTCAGGATCTGTTCAGGTGCCCGGTGCCACGGTCGGGCAGCATGACATACGAGACATCTGAGAATCCGGTGCTTCAGGAGGCCGGCCGGGCAGCCCCTTCCCGTCACCGGCTGCGCTGGAACAAGGTGCCCGAGGTCACCGTCTACTTCTGGGTGATCAAGGTGCTGTGCACCACGGTCGGCGAGACCGCCGCCGACCTCCTGAACGAGAAGGCCGGCCTCGGGCTGACCGGAGTCTCGCTCCTGATGAGCGCGCTGCTCGCCGTCGTGCTCGTGGTGCAGTTCCGCACAAAGGGCTACCGCCCGGGGGTGTACTGGCTCGCCGTCGCCTTGATCAGCGTCGTCGGCACCCTGGTCAGCGACAACCTCACCGACAACATGGGCGTGGCGCTGGAGACCACCACCACGGTCTTCGCGATAGCCCTGGTGATTGTCTTCGCCCTCTGGTACCGCGCCGAGCGCACGCTGTCGATCCACCACGTCGACACCACCCGCCGCGAAGCGTTCTACTGGCTCGCTGTCCTGTTCACCTTCGCGCTCGGCACCTCCGCCGGCGACCTGGTCGCCGAGAAGATAAACCTCGGCTACTGGGTGTCGGCCGTGCTCTTCGCCGCGGCCATCGCCGCGATCGCCCTCGCTCGGTTCTCCCTCGACCTGAACGCGGTCTGGAGCTTCTGGATCGCCTACATCCTCACCCGGCCCCTCGGCGCGTCGATCGGCGACTACCTCTCCCAGCCGACCGGAGACGGCGGCCTGGGCCTGGGCACGGTGGCGACCAGCGCGTTGTTCCTGGCCGTCATCCTGGGTCTGGTCGTGTATCTGGGTGTGACGCACAAGGACGTCAGCGAGCCGGAGCGGGCCACCCGGCACGCGGACTGACCTGCCCCGCCCGCTCGCGTTCAAGGTGCGCTCGTCCCGGTTTCGGGGCGAGCGCCCTTTCGTTCACTGATTCCTCATGCGGCCTGTCGAGGCCGCATGAGGAATCAAATTCAGGCCGGGTTGCCAGTCGTTTCCGGCCGGTCAGGACGGAAGATTCCCTCGATGGTCAGGCCGAAGACGTCGGCGATGGTGAACGCCAGAGGCAGGCTGGGATCGTGCCGCTCGGTTTCGATGGCGTTGATGGCCTGCCGTGAGACTTGGCACCGGTCGGCCAGGTCGGCCTGGCTCCACCGGCGGGCTGCACGCAGTTCGCGTAGTCGGTTCTTCACAGTGCTCCGTCACCGGTTCAGGCGGGTCCGCAGGTCAGCGATCGTCATCCAGATGGCCACGCCGCCGAGGAGGATCAACTGCGCGAGCTGATGGAGCTGGATGATGCCTGCGGCATCGAGCAGGGTGGCCACTTGCAGCCCCACGAGGACTGCGGCGAACGCGATGGCCATGCTCTCCAGCTGAATCCTGCGCAGGTATTCGTCCGCGCGCCGGAATGCCCGCAGCAGCGCCCAGGTGATCGCGAGGGTGAAGACGGCGGTGGTCGCGATCCACCAAGCCTTCTGGGCGGTGCTCGGATGAGGGTTGCTGCCCAGGGCCAGGGCTATCACGCCCAAAGTGGACACGGGTATGCCGTCGATGAGTACAGCGCGGCGGGCCGCGCGCGTCACCTGGTCCTGCTGTACCTGCTTTGCCATGCGATGAATGTAAGGTGTCCTTTCCATCAAGTCAAGGATACTTGACTTGATGGAAAGGACACCTTACATTTTGGGATGGTGAACGGTGCGGCTCACCCTGCCCGCACCAACCGGTCCGCATCCCCTGGGCACGGTCGCGGTGCACCTGGTCGACCGGGCGCGCGTCGATCCCTGGCAGGATTCCCGCCCGGCTCGGGAGCTCATGATCCAGCTCTGGTACCCGGCACGCGCCGCCCATGGCCACCCGCCCGTGCCGTGGATGTCACCCGGCGCCGTCACCTTCTTCGAGCGGGAACAGGGCATCCCGTCCGGCACGCTGCTGCTGCCCACCACGCACGCCCACCCGGCCGCACCGGTGGACCGCGGCCGGTGCGGGAGGCCGGTCGTCCTGTACTCACCGGGCCTGCGCAGCGATCGCAGCCTCGGCACTGTTCTGATCGAGGAACTAGCCAGCCACGGCTACCTGGTCGTGGCCGTCGACCACACCTACGACGCCGACCAAGTCGAGTTTCCCGGCGGCCGGGTGGAAACCTTCTCCATTACCGGCGACACCGCAGACCTGAAGGGGTGACCGTGGTGCGGGTATGGCGGGTGCCTCATCGGAGGAACCGGATCTGCGGGTAGCGGGGCGAGGGGTGCTGGAGCAGGATGCTGGTCAAGGGCCTGACAGGAGTCTTCGACCCACCACCCGCAAGCCTCTCGATCCCCGGCGCCGACCTGGCACTCACCGCAGCCGCCGCCCTGCTCGCCGTACTGGCAGGAGCCCAGGACGGCAGCTCGGCCCGGCAACCAGAGCAGAACACCGAGCAAGACCACCGCGTGTCCAGTGTGGAGGTGATCCAAAAGGATGTCATCAGGTCATCACCCGCGGGCGGGCTTTGGTGGCTGCCCGTCAGCACAGAGGACACGGGCTCAGACCGCACTCGTCGCTCCCACAGTGCGGGGCGGTCCCGTGGACCAGCGTGCAACGAGCGACCTGTCTACCCTGTCGCCCATGGGCACGCCCGCCACACCGGACCGCAGCCGCCTGCGCGTCCTCGTCATCGAGGACGACGACACCATCGGACGCCACCTGCAAACCGGCCTGCGCTGCAACGGCCACGCGCCCACCTGGAGCCGCACCGGCGCAAGCGGCCTGGCCGAAGCCGCCCGCACCCCCTACGATGCCCTCCTCCTGGACCTCGGCCTGCCCGACAATGGACGGCCTCGACGTGGCCCGCACCCTGCGCACCCGCTGCCCCGACCTGCTCATCATCATCCTCACCGCCCGCACCGACGACATCGACGCCTCGTCAAACCCTTCAGCCTCACCGTCCTGCTGGCCCGCTTGCGCGCCCACCTGCGCCGCCACACCATCACCCCCACCCCCCAGGAAGTACTCCGGCTCGGCGACCTCACCGTCGACACCACGGCGCGGCACTGCACCCTCCACGGCGAAGGGGGCCAACTGCGCCGCAAAGAGTTCGACTACGCGGCGCCCCGCTTCCTGCTCCCCGCATATGCGCTGCTGGCCGTCCCGGTCGCGGACGCCCTGGCCTCCGCGACCAGATCCGCAGGCCCCCGGCTGCGGCCCGCCGCCACCCTGCTGATCGCCGCGCTCGTCGCGGTGCAGCTGGTGAGCCGGCACGCCATCCTGACCCGTGCCGCGCGGACCGCCGCCGACGGCACCGGCGACTACGCCCGCATAGCCGCCGACCTGCGCACCTACGGGGTACGGCCGCCCTGCCTGGTCACCGGTCGGCTGGCCACCCCCGTGGCGTACCAGGCACGCTGCGCCTCCGGGCAGGTCACCGGACACAACCAGAACACCACCGTCGCGAAGGTCCTCGCAACTGCCCGGCACGAGCCGGTCGCCGTTCTCGTACGGCCCCACCACAAGGCGCCCGCATACGCCCGCCGTTGGACCTCCGGCCCCCTGCCCGGCCTGCGTGTCCACCACGGCTACCGCGTCTACCTCTCGCCCGGTTGAGACGGATGGCGCACTGACCTGTACGGCACCTTGCCCGGGGGCGTCAGGCGTTCAGTACACCCGTGGCGAGCAGTCCGAACAGCAGCAGTCCGATGACGATCCGGTAGATCAC
Above is a genomic segment from Streptomyces sp. NBC_01454 containing:
- a CDS encoding COG4705 family protein, which translates into the protein MTTTTEAPTRSGRLMLNKVPEVTIWFWVIKILCTTVGESFADWINMKLGVGLVNTAWIFTAVFVVVLAVQLRLKRYVPFPYWLTVVVVSVTGTLYTDILTDQLNVPLWISSAVFSVLLAVVFGVWWLRERTLSIHSVTTLPRESFYWLAVLVTFALGTATGDWTLELTGWSPGVSVLLPLGLIAAITALWKFGANPVLSFWLAYILTRPLGANIGDWLASPKVAQNPGDPTGLDLGTFTTSLIFLGLILATVVYLTVTRADVTETREATHAAPVTGDPRKERTALAGFGLLAVATTGLLIWAHGQPHAGPAPETDNTSAVQMAPGQAVKNFPPAKVAALKTLASTSLKDARSGNATGAHAAAQSLRDLWDADQASLQPLDQTGWTSIDAQMDKVLKTFGIDHPNPPMSPAQQEKELTALLTDMG
- a CDS encoding sensor histidine kinase — protein: MAVTGFRSRVVALTVLIATAVVAILVVVSHVLLSQVTDADAHDMARTRAEAVAANVTAKAGRVVLTENSSEALDEVAWVYADGRLIDGNVPASVVARVEALAGSGRSQTAAVGDYLLYARQVPIDGHHVMVIVRVDLTPYETSEQRSLTLSLILGGLAILLAGGVAHLAVRRALRVVQEMAALADEWGHHEPGRRFDLGAPRDEFGELGQTLDRLLERVDNALADERRLTDEIAHELRTPLTVLRAEAQLAQLSGEPVAPEAVLSEVDRLDAAITTILRAARARTDAGTRCDLGSAARQAIAGRAVEVAFPAKVEVAVPADVAVSLLSPLLENGLRHAKSRVWITGRNHGEAIVVDVLDDGPGFDPADVDRVFEAGVTSGAGYGLGLPVVRRIAASAGVEVRAIADGRGHVEVTLPAARAAT
- a CDS encoding response regulator transcription factor, whose translation is MAFIMVCEDDAAVRGVLKRALEHDGHTVSVAATADSLLRQFAPAPDLVVLDLGLPDADGRDVCLALRARGVDVPVLMLTALDGLHHKVGGFEAGADDYMTKPFDIPELLVRVRALLRRAIVAPAPCEVVLDPAKHVVTYDSESMSLTPTEFRLLGRLIASQGDAVRRHALIAAGWPHGAQVSDNTLDSFVRRLRTKLRPLGVAERLATVRGVGYRWQ
- a CDS encoding DUF5133 domain-containing protein → MIDAGQPARETDLVMAYPPHLRELVERCETLRRRLAVDHSAETARRLEDAAHALCLLTGAPADWTRRCTSPVSRCSRR
- a CDS encoding COG4705 family protein — translated: MTYETSENPVLQEAGRAAPSRHRLRWNKVPEVTVYFWVIKVLCTTVGETAADLLNEKAGLGLTGVSLLMSALLAVVLVVQFRTKGYRPGVYWLAVALISVVGTLVSDNLTDNMGVALETTTTVFAIALVIVFALWYRAERTLSIHHVDTTRREAFYWLAVLFTFALGTSAGDLVAEKINLGYWVSAVLFAAAIAAIALARFSLDLNAVWSFWIAYILTRPLGASIGDYLSQPTGDGGLGLGTVATSALFLAVILGLVVYLGVTHKDVSEPERATRHAD
- a CDS encoding helix-turn-helix transcriptional regulator is translated as MKNRLRELRAARRWSQADLADRCQVSRQAINAIETERHDPSLPLAFTIADVFGLTIEGIFRPDRPETTGNPA
- a CDS encoding alpha/beta hydrolase, which gives rise to MRLTLPAPTGPHPLGTVAVHLVDRARVDPWQDSRPARELMIQLWYPARAAHGHPPVPWMSPGAVTFFEREQGIPSGTLLLPTTHAHPAAPVDRGRCGRPVVLYSPGLRSDRSLGTVLIEELASHGYLVVAVDHTYDADQVEFPGGRVETFSITGDTADLKG
- a CDS encoding response regulator transcription factor, which encodes MGTPATPDRSRLRVLVIEDDDTIGRHLQTGLRCNGHAPTWSRTGASGLAEAARTPYDALLLDLGLPDNGRPRRGPHPAHPLPRPAHHHPHRPHRRHRRLVKPFSLTVLLARLRAHLRRHTITPTPQEVLRLGDLTVDTTARHCTLHGEGGQLRRKEFDYAAPRFLLPAYALLAVPVADALASATRSAGPRLRPAATLLIAALVAVQLVSRHAILTRAARTAADGTGDYARIAADLRTYGVRPPCLVTGRLATPVAYQARCASGQVTGHNQNTTVAKVLATARHEPVAVLVRPHHKAPAYARRWTSGPLPGLRVHHGYRVYLSPG